The Amaranthus tricolor cultivar Red isolate AtriRed21 chromosome 2, ASM2621246v1, whole genome shotgun sequence genome contains the following window.
GACTGAAAAAGCTCTcatatttttttgtcaaatggTGTTATCTCATAGGGACAGAGGGAGTAAGAGGATTTAAAATACACAAAATCCTTGTCATGacatatacaaataataataataaacggTTTCACATAGTTTAATACAtatcatgcaaaaaaaaaaaacgaaagaaacaccaaaaaaaaacctaattcTATGTAATAAATgttaactaattaattatagGGATATTTTATATGGTAAGCACCAACTATAGCAATAGACGAGTGATCATAATTCTTAAAATGTTtttcacaaaatagcactcaactcttgaAAAATTAACTAAAGTAACATTATGGAGTAAAAACGTTTAATTTCCGTTAAGTTTGTTAAGTTTTGTAAAGTCATAAATGCCCCTAATAAATTCCaatttttttccacaaaatagcacccAACTCTTTGAAAATTAACTACAGTCTACAGTAACATATTTGTTAGGTTTAATTTTCGTTAAGTTGGGCTTTACATTTGGGATTTATTAGGGGCATTAAAACTTAACGGAAATTAAACGTTTTACATCCATAATGTTACTGTGGCTAATTTTCtaagagttgagtgctattttatGGAAAAAACTTTAAGAATTGCTACTACCCGCCTTTTGCAATATCTAGTGTTTACCATATATAATATCTCTTAATTATATTGTTGATATTAAAATTTGACATTATCGTAAAGATTAAAGGGTGTTCCATAAATGATTGACTGATATATTAAAGTTTTTAGTTAATTGAAGTTGGTTATTTGACCAATTTTTTATATCAACTTAGTTGACTCAACACACTACTTTATACaacttatttaaattaattgattttgCCCTAAACAAGATCACTGAATCAGCTGAGTAACcaaactttattattattagctaAATTTTTGATTATATCCTAACACTCCCAATCCGTTGAAATCTCCAAATAAGCTGAGCTATCAAACACCCAATTAGTTATGTTATCTTATATTTCAAAGCTCAAATGATAAAATACACATAATGGACACATAATTACATAAGTCATAAATACATGTGTtgcttttataaaaataagtagGTGGGAAATGTGAACctcattataataataataataacaattaacacaaaaatattaactaGTATGATCATAATTGATAGTTGTTGCGCGTgtatatttgtgtatatttgTGCACCCACAAATGTTATTTATTGGTTGttcaacataatattaaattttttgatgttatttttttttaaaaaataggttTTTCTTTAGAGAATGTGATTGTtaccattaatttaaattttgatttaaattgttcttttattatgattaaatttattatttttttaatttaatttgaaatagGTTCATTACCTAACTGAAAACTAATAAAttataactcataaaacttgacCAATAACTCCAAAATAGCCCTACTTGAGAGAATAGCAattaaaaacatagtcaaatttGAAGGTAATATAAACTCAACTGTTTTGACctctttattttctaaattcgGTTTTTTTAGTTCTATATCATTATTTGTTGTCCGAACACACTATTTTGTAgttaatttgtatattttgaGTTTATAATTTTTCGTTGGATCatatatcaaaaaaatttgaaaatcgaTGCTATAATTGTTAATAGTTAAGAAtccataataatatatttaatcattaGGGCTCCATAACTAATATTTTTCCTCGGGTCACACAAAAATCTCAGGACCGAGCTTGCTTACCGTATACTCAATAAAAAACGACCTATCAATGACAAAAATCTGCCGGCCCCACTGATTTAAATGATGAATGTCGTTGTGTGTAATGGAGATAGGTAGTGTCGATAAAGTCGAAATGATAAAAATTTTGGATACGAAGTAAGCGTGCTATTTAGTATGGTAAAGTCAAACACAAAAACTCCAAACTGAAAGAAGATTAGCCACTTGTCATGCTTTGCTTCCATGCAACTTTATAGTCAAATGGGGCAAAATGACATTGAGAGCTTTTGATAGAGAATATCATGGTGGTTGGAGTTGAAGTTTAAGTGGGTTCTCTCTTTTATGAATTCAACTCCTTGTTGGTATATACTCGGTTATAGGGTAACCCACCAAGATGCGTTTAATACACTGatttggttttaaattttttaaattatgtagtatataattaaaagttataaaaaaattgatattaataaaatttatattgaaaagaatccaaaaaaataaacttgcctatgttttaatttttagattaagaataaaatatagaaTGAAGaagagtgattgataaatagtgcTAAAGAAATAATGAGACATCTAATGTGAATAGGAGAGTGTAACAAAAATTTGTGCACATGTGAAATCAGAAATAGTcaatcatcattaatcattatcATATCCTAAATATCCAACTTATAGAAACCATATGATTAGTGTTAAGAGACGGATATAAGAGGATAGTCTAATTGATACTATGTAGCAGAGAtgtgtatgctgaggtggatgtgttgGCTTACAACAACAGACATGATTAGGAATCAAAAAGTGAGAGAGGTTAGAGGTTATCCCAATATCGGCAAAATTGTGTGAAAATAGGTTGaaatggtttggacatgtgaaGAAAAAAAACTGCTAATTCACCCATGTGAGCGCTGGAAAGCTTCATAGTAAAGGGTAAGAGAAGTCGGGGTAAACCTAAGAGAACATGGGAGGAGCAAATTATAATCGACTAGTGTGAGTTGCACCTCTCTGAGGACCAAGTAACTTCTTTATGTTTCTCAACTCTCAACAACAAAAACTCTATCATAATGTCTTTGCTTTTACACCATTGTTAACAAGCCGTCCTTCTCTCTTGACAACTCAATTAACAAACTCCTCATCTCTTACATACCTACTATTTTTATCTCCCTAAAGGTTTCAATAAATCCCAATGGTTTTAACAAGCCCTCCAAACACATATCTACTTCAACCATCACTACTCTACCAAAAACTCTAAGTTTTCCCTTATTCAATAGCCCTGGGAAACACTCCAAACTCTAATACAAATTGAAAGGGAATAGACTAGGACCCTCAAATGGCAGAGGAGGTGTAGAACTAGATAGTAGCTAGAAAACAGAGTATTAACAAcagcaattaaaaaatattaaagttttgaTGAACAAAGCACACACACAAAGATAAATGGTGTCTTGGACCCCTCTCCCGCAAATAGGATTATATTTCATTAACTAGTTCAATATTACATTGATGATATACCACTCACAATGCTTGATCACACACTATTAAGCTTAAAGCTTCTACCTATAATCTATCATCTTAATACAAAGGAACACTATAGGAATCACCAATCTTATTTAGGGTCATATTTTCCCAATGTATTAGCCACCTCTCTATCATTCTGATTTAGGGTCTATATATAGCCTCCCAAACATTAAGAATAACCCTAATACAAAGTAAAAACTTGCCTACGAGCAAGcaaaacacaaaacaaaaaCTTGATTGTGCCCCTGCTCCAAGGTGCTACGAGTACCTACTCCCAAGCTATTACTGCCTACAAagttgcctcgttcaaggcatcaTCCAAGCATCTCATGCCTCGTTCAAGGCTTACATTTGTGCACCTTATTGCCTTATTTAAGGCAATCTTCATGCATTTCAATCTTCTTGCTCTTTATTGCTCCATCACGATGGCATATCAAAGACCCTCCTTCATTACTTCCTTGAAGCCCCACCATCAAGGCACTCAATCTTCTTGTACTCCCATCATCGCTCATAGCATGTTGTGCCTTGGCTTGAGTGATTGGTGATCAACATCAGCTCCATCAAATATTGATTTAGCTCTAGCATTAACATTATAGAAACTGAATGATAAAATTACCTTGAAGTATAATGCTACTATGATAGTTTACATATCAAATAACTTATTCTGGTAATGAAGAAATTAGTGCAATTTTGGTAGAAAAATCTATTGACAAGTTTGATAGCCATGTTTGTGTTACTTCAATCATCTCCTTgattttcacaaaattcattctaatataTTATCATCTAGAAAGAAGGTGATGGAACATTACGAACAATTTTTCTaagatcaaaatttcattaatatgggaatgacatgatagATTTCATGCTATTTAATTACGCTATAAATCATTTCCAGCAACACCATTTTTTACTAATAACCACACCAACAATTAATACTTTTCATACAAACCCCATTTAATTAGTGCATTTTTTATTCCATCTTCAACTCAAAGAAAAGGTGAAAATTTGAGAATGGGATGACCAACCAATCACATTAAAGGGGAAAGACATAGAAAACTTCatctaaatttcttttttttattttgatctatGAAGCATGTAATTTTGCGAATTTATGTAGAATTTTCCAAGTTGGTGGCATATGTATTCATTTGTAAAACAACAAACTGTTTATTGTTTGAAGGTTTTCTAGTTTAAATTCTTATATCAAGTCAATTTTAGATTATATGTTTCGGATCGGTTCAAAATTAGTACATCTTGTATCTGCactgatttttacataatttttttttcattttcaaattcggtTCAGTTAAAAGGTCGGATAAATATTAAGTTGTCaggtctattttgaacacctcaACACTAACTATGGCAAATTCTTTCATCACGCATATATGAGATTATTATTCTCATGTTTATCAATCATGCTTAAGGTTAAATGATTGATCACATTCAATAAAACGTGACTAAATAAATGTGGGTAAATATAACTTTTGTAGGGCGAGGTGAATTTATCTGTTATTATTGTATATAAGATCATTAAtagtaaataaaacaaaacctACACTTTGAAAGCCACATTAACATGATTAGAAATTATAGATTGCAAAGTCAACTATGATTGGATTTAGCTCTCAAAGTGTTTTGTTAGGGTAATAGAAAATATATCTACGAACACGACTCTCACCAAATTCTTTAGATGATAACTACCTCACCTCCCAAAGATCCAATATCAACGTATCATCCTTCCTTAGCTCAATAATAACATTCGTTGATTACAGCTGGAATATTTAGCCCCGCCTATTTAAGCCGTGCTCCGGgcaattaatttgataaataattcataaatatttaattatataatatatttttcccattttttatttaaaaatatttcatttaattttatatgtttgttgatacattatttcaattttaaatatctcgAATTgagtttgattaaaaattataaaaaaaatttaatactaataaaatatatattcagataaaataagatctcacttgactatgttttaacttacaAATTTAATATAGATACAAAATAACTGTGATtgataaataatgataaaaaataagacGTTTAATTAGATTAAGAGTGAGTATAATGTATAAACCCTAAGTAACACCATATTTTCGTgttgtatatatttatttgtacGTTATATACAAGTTCGTTTAATCAAATCTATTAGTCATCTCTTCGGAACATCTGGCCTCTTATAACTATATCAATGAACTAATATTCATGCTTGTGTAAATTAAAGCCTCGGAAAAGAAATAtctttttagatttttaaacACCATTACATAGATATACAGGATAAAATAATGCAAGAACTATGTAGAAATCTAAATTCATGCAATTGTAAAGTTTGCATATAATTTGTAGACCACAACATTAAAGACTAAGATTAAGCAACTTAAAACATTATTCATCGGAACGCTGTTATTTATATCAATAATGTTTTGACTTAATTCAAATTGACAAAACTATCCAAAAGCCattatcaaagaaaaaaattatcaaaaaaactAAGATGAACAATACTTATTTAAATGccatattttattcatttattataattaacaattcttTTGGCGGAGGGAAAATTTGATGGTaaaattgactatatttttctgaCCCCCTCTTTAGAAGGGATACGGGCCAGATATTGATTGTATGTAATCTTTTTTCATCCGAATTTTGTTTTCGAACAGAATATAATTAGATTGATGATAATGAACGATCACTTTGGAATGAACAATAGTTTTGGAAGCAACTACTGCCCAACCCCAATAGACTAATACTATAGAAGTGACATTTGTGTGGTTAATTGCACAAAACATGAATGAAAAAAATGTAAACAATTGTGAGAAAATTTGGACAGAGTACTTAGAAATTTTAAGTGCATGCTTTCCTTTTTGTGTGTACATCACAAGTCAATAGTGGGAAGAAGCTTTTTTGACAAGAATATTTACAATACCTCATTATGGTTAAAGAGAAGTAGAAGAAGACACAAAAGAAGAGCACTATAGTtgtcaatgatcaatcatccacCGCCACAAAATTGCCACCAAAACCACTAAGTCATATCATACACACGTGACACGTCCTTCTATGATTAAATCCATCTTTAGAACCTACTAGAAtagatgtttttttttcttataaataggGATTCTTCCTCAACATGTTTGTTCACAAGTATTTGTGAGTTACTTCTAATACATACAAGCATCACTAGTAGAACTAAATAATCTAAGAGTTTTTGCTAAGGAATATATTCAAAACATTGTTTGATTTAGCTTTTATTGATTGCTAGTTGAGTTTTAAGAGATCATAAtgggaaaaaatataaaagttattGGAGTGGCATTGGTTGCACTACTTCTTATTGACCTATGTGTTGCGATTAGGGTCCCTAGAGGAGGTATTGGTAATGGAGGAGGGTCTGGATATGGATCAGGGTCTGGTTATGGTTCAGGGTATGGTGATGCAGGAGGTGGAGGGTATGGGAGAGGTGGAGGAGGCGGTGGAGGGGGTGGTTCCGGGGGAGGTAGAGGTGGTTCAGGTTATGGGTCTGGATATGGATCAGGATATGGGTCTGGTGGAGGTCTAAGTGGCGGTGGAGGTGGTGGCGGCGGTAGAGGAGGAGGTGGCGGCGGTGGAGGCGGTCATGGTGGTTCTGGTTATGGATCAGGCTATGGTAGTGGAGGTGGCTCAGGATATGGAAGTGGTGGTGGTGGAATGGGTGGTGGTGGAGGAGGTGGCGGTGGAGGAGGGGGAGGAGGAGGCGGCGGTGGCAATGATGGTGGCTCAGGATATGGCTCTGGCTATGGGTCAGGTTATGGATCGGGTGGTTATGATAGCCGATATAATTCTCCTTAAACAAAATATGATCATGTTAACATTTAATTTGCCATCTATTTAACTTCATTTTCACTATTTGAATGTTCTAatcttaataaataattatgcaTGCTTGTAATATTCATTAGCTCATTGCATTGAATTGTATGCGTGGAAAACGTGCTTGATATTTGCATATCATAGAGTATTAGAATGTATACTACAATGTCTATTATAAtctatttaaatttcaatagcACCCTTTTCCTTTTTTCTGTTCACCTCTCTCTATCATAACAACAACTTCTCAAGACACCGTAATAAcaacttagctctgataccaattgaaatagttgccaagatcgatacgatgctaagaactttgatgaacgataacaataacaatgaactaaacaaatgtttgacaatgtaaaacttgcaaagagacacaaagatttaaggagattcacccaatgatggctacgtcctccatcgtgtgtagtttcttgtttatattatatcaaatgagtataaaacactcttacaaatgaagtattacaattgagtaagagataaaatcaaaaggctatgtgtttggcttaggggttgtatTTGACAATTTTTAAGAGtgtatgagagctctctatttatagaagaaatctcactaagtaacattaagtacattaaaactatgaataaatgataatgagaCATCCCAaagtacttgaagagtcaaaaacagcatcttaggaGGCACTTCAGAGAGTTTCTGACAgcattgctcgacttgcatagtagagcatgttgaattaaacctttacacttcttcattaagtcccataactcccatgattaactcacacttcattacctcattaattcatacttttaatcaccatcataaagcATAATCATTaagactcaacttaatacaTCCACATTAACACACTCATTGGAtttcatcccaagagtcacatatgaatgcacacatcaattgtgcactcaagtcacaccattcaggataccattcataacaagtCCTCTCCTGAAGGCTTTAACATGGTCAGATGCGTGTATGAGAATGTTCAGGAATCATTTCTGATGCCACCACAATGGCTGGGTCTGAGGCAGGAAATAATCTGGGTTCAAACCCATTGGCTGCCCTATTGGGGAATCAGGGTGCCATTGGTGGGCAACAAAGAGATATTACCAACAACTCATCAACGAGGGGATCTGAATCAACAACCCCAAATACCAACCCACTTCCAAATCCTTGGAATGCTGAAGGTGAGCCCACCCAATTGCTCCTTTTCTGATTTATTGTATTACATCATAATTCAAATCTCTCTTTTTGCTCTTGAATGTGTCTCATTTAAAATCTTGTTTGAGGATGGTAAGTATAGACtctgaaaagaaaataaataattgaatgGATGGAGGGGAATATGTACTTATTTATATAGCTGAGCTGAAAGAATTGTATTTACTCAATACTCCTCTCAGATataatatctttaatgcttGGGAACTGTAAGTTGTCAACTATGATTTAGTTGATTCTGCTTCCCTGAGGTTTTCTATTTGAAATACAAAAGTTATTTCTGCTACCAGTGCATGGTATTAAATAATCAATCTTTATAATTTACGTATTTGAATGTTTTGAGAAAGGTTTTAGGATATGATATACCATTGTCATCTGTCAGTCCTCCTAGTTGCACTGTTAAATTGACATAAGTATACTCAGCATTTCATTAAGATAACTAAATGAGATGATACCCATTCTAATTTATTATGCCTTGATTAAATATGATCTACAgtaattaactaatttacctgTAAAATATGACAGTGAGAAGGGGTATAAATTATAATACATGTACTATAAAGATTACCCTTTGTTGTCTTACAGTTGCATTTGCCTCAACAAAACAAATGGGCAACCCATGGGCCATGGGTGTTTTTGCTTTTAGAGATCACTTCGTATGTTCAACAATATTTTTCTTGTTGGCCTAAACTTTGTAAATTTTGTCTACACACAGTTTTATATTTAGTAGAAgcattataaatcattttttaaTAGGGCATTGAGACGTCATAAACGAATTTCTGAAAGTGGTACCTATTAATTAATTCCATTACTTTCAACTGTTTGCCGTGGCTTGTTCTATGCATTGGAATGTTTGGTGGAGTTCCAGATGCATCAATGATGACTCAGATGATGCAAAATCCAGCTATCTCACAGATGATGGTACCTATCATGTGTTTTCTATTTAGAATGGGTTTGAGAGTAGAGTcttccttcttttctttttctttttctgggGTGGGAGCTTGTGCTATCCTGAATTTTAACTgcttatttttgtcttttgacATTTTGCAGAGATCAAATGCCAAATGCTGGTGCTGCAGGTAATAGGACTACACTTTTCAGTCTATTTTTCTTGATGCACTCTGGTGTAAACTAATATATTTTATGTGAATTTCAGGAAATactgttaaaataatctagaaaaatctaggattttaattaaatataaaaatatctaaattaaaaaattaaaaaataaaaatatttaagataatataatggaagatcctagaaaagtaattaaaaaattaaaaatatctaagatattttagtaaacttgcactataaataatcaattttttgtgcaatgaagaacaacatccattctacatattcactcatcttcctctccaaataaatccattcactattttaccatctaaatttttctacatttggtatcaagagctaATTAAAACCAAGATCTCCAAACAACCTAAACACATTAACCAACGTActtcacaataaaataaacctctaaccataaaataaaaaaatgacctcaaccattaattactcccaagttaattgggttcCTACATTTAAGGgagaagaaattttaaaaatcaaagtaatcgattaa
Protein-coding sequences here:
- the LOC130805734 gene encoding glycine-rich cell wall structural protein 2-like, with amino-acid sequence MGKNIKVIGVALVALLLIDLCVAIRVPRGGIGNGGGSGYGSGSGYGSGYGDAGGGGYGRGGGGGGGGGSGGGRGGSGYGSGYGSGYGSGGGLSGGGGGGGGRGGGGGGGGGHGGSGYGSGYGSGGGSGYGSGGGGMGGGGGGGGGGGGGGGGGGNDGGSGYGSGYGSGYGSGGYDSRYNSP